The Cellulophaga sp. RHA19 genome includes the window ACCATTAAAAGATGGTTGTTTAAACGGTATTACAAGAAAAAAACTAATTGCTAGTTTAGAAAAATTAGAAAATTACAGTTTAGAAGAAGCTTCTATATCTCCCTTTGAATTGCAAAAAGCAGACGAATTATTTGTAACCAATGTAATAACAGGGATACAGTCTATAACAAAATACAGAAAAAAGGAATTTACAAATACAGTAGCTAAAGATTTGCTAGGTAAGTTAAATGCAGTAGCTAGACTGTCTTAATTTAAGGCAGGATTTTCTGGTGCGTTAGACCAAAGCAGATAATCACCTCCTAATTGGTCCATTTTTTCTTTCCAAAGGTTGTTGGTGCATTTTTCTAAAATTAAGCTTTTATGTTCGTTTGTAGCAATAATCCAAGATTTAGAAGTTAACTCATAATCTAACTGCATAGAATCCCAACCAGAGTAACCTAGAAAAAAACGAATGTCTTTTTGGGTAATAGTATTATCGTTTATTAAACCTACTATTTTTTGAAAATCACCACCCCAAAAAATACCATTAGATATTTCTATACTGCCCTCTATAAGGTGCGGCACTTTATGTATAAAGTATAAATTGTCTTGCTCTACAGGTCCACCATTATATACTCTAAATGACGGTTTTATACCTTCAACAAGGTCGTTAATAGTATATTCTAAGGGTTTATTAAGAATAAAACCCACAGATCCGTCTGTATTGTGTTCTGCTAATAAAACAATAGATCTGTTAAATGAAACATCACCAGTTAGTGATGGTTCTGCTATGAGAAGGTTTCCCTTTTTTGGTTGATTAATGGTCATATAGTGGGGTTTGTACGATTAAATTAAATAAATTTTACGAGATATAAAAGATAACTACAAAAAAAAAGCGCTTCTACGTATAGAAGCGCTTTTTATATATTAAAATGTAAAGCTTAGTTTACAGAGTTGCTTAACTCAGTACCTGCTTTAAATTTAACAACGTTTTTAGCTGCAATTTTGATAGTTTTTCCAGTTTGTGGGTTTCTACCGTCTCTTGCTTCTCTTCTAGTTACAGACCAAGATCCAAAACCTACTAAAGAAACTCTACCACCTTTTTTAAGTGATCCTTCTACGTTTCCTAAAAAAGACTCTAATGCTTTCTTTGCTGCTGCTTTAGTGATGCCAGCGTCAGCTGCCATAGCATCGATTAATTCTGTTTTGTTCATAATTAAATTAAATTAATTGTTGTTTTTAATAACTTATATTCTTCTAACAAATTTATATGGATTTAGCGTTAACACAAGTAAATCGCTAGGAAATGCATCATTTTGTTAATAACTAAGACCGTTTGTTAATAAAGTAGGGCTTTTTCTACGACTTTTTCTGTTAAAAATGGGCTTAGCTAGTCTAAATATGCGGTTTCTTTTAATTGTAAACCGTTTAAAACATCGCTAGTTTTCATTCTTCGCTTACCAGAAAGTTGTATTTCTAGTAGTTTTAGGTAGCCATTAGGTACAGCAACTTTTATTGTTTTTTTATCAAAAATTAATTTTCCCGGTTTTAAATTGTGAGCTTCTTCTTCTAATTCTGTAGCGTAAATTTTTAAATCAGTTTTGTTGTCATCATTATATAAGGTTGTCCAAGCTGCCGGGTAAGGACTAAGTCCTCTTATTAGATTGTAGGTTTTTGTGGCATCAGCTGTCCAGTCTATTTTACAAGTGTCTTTGTGTATTTTGTAAGCTAACTTTAAATTACTATGATCTTCTTGTTTTTTAGTAGTTACATTTCCTTTTTCAATTAGTTCTACGGTTTCTATAACAAGTTCTGCCCCTAAATGCATTAATCTGTCGTGTAAAGTACCTGCATTTTCTGTAGAAGAGATGTTTGTTTTTTTATGAAGAATAGTTTCTCCTGTATCAATCTTATCATCAATAAAAAAAGTAGTAGCACCTGTTTCTGTTTCTCCGTTTATAATAGCCCAGTTAATAGGAGCAGCACCACGGTATTGTGGTAATAAAGAAGCATGCAGGTTAAATGTACCGTATTTAGGCATTTGCCAAACTACTTTGGGTAACATTCTAAAAGCAACCACAATTTGCAGGTTAGCATCTAATGCTTTTAGTTCTGCTACAAAATCTGGATTTTTTAAGTTTGTTGGTTGTAATATATTAAGGTTGTTTTTTTCTGCATATTGTTTTACGGCAGAAGTGTGTATTTTTCTGCCACGACCCGCTGGCTTGTCTGGAGCAGTAATAACACCAACTACGTTATATTTATGTTGTACTAAACTATCTAAAATGGTAACGGCAAAGTCTGGCGTTCCCATAAAAACAATGCGTAAATTGCTCATATTATTGTAGGGTATATTTATTTTGTGTGTTTATATCTATTTTTTGATCTTCTAGTAAAGACTGCAGTGTTTCTAAAACAACTTCTTGTTTATAGGGTAGTAGTTGTATTAACTCTCTAGAGCTTAAATTAGTAGATTTTAATTTTGTGATTATTTCTGTAGAAACAAGATCTATAATACTACTATTGGTAGATGGGCCTTTGCTTAGGCAAACATCACACTTACCACACCTTTTCTTTTTTTCTCCAAAATAAGCAAGGAGTTGTACGTTTCTGCAAATGCTATCATTATTAATGTATTGTAGTATTGCTTCTATATTATTTACCTTAACTTGTTGTAGCTCTTTTACTTTTTTAGAGAACGAATTAATAGTTTGGTCATCTTCTCTAGGTACAAGAAAAGTTATTTCTAAATCGCTATTTTGAGCAGTGTAATTAATTATTTCATCTTTTTGTAATTTTTCTAACGCTTGTAAAATAGTGTTTTCATCAATATTTATTTTATTAGATAAAAGTGCTGTGTTAATTTTTATTGGAAACTCAAAAATACCACCATATGTTCTTAGTAGGGTTTGTATAATTGGCACTAGTTTATGGTGTGTACTTAAATATTGATTTAAAGTTGGTTTTGTTGCTGTAAATTGTACAGTTGCCTGCTTGTTATAATTTTCTGTTAATGTTAATACAGAATGCTGATCTAAAACTTTTAGAGCATTATATGTTAACATTCCTTTTAACTTATAGGTGTTGCAAAAATTATTAAAATTTAGTTGAAACGTTTCCTGAGTATCTTCACCATAAGATATCTGGAAATAATTATTTAACTTATTGTACAATAATTTTAAAAACTTAACATCTGGTAAAACACTTAAAAACTGTTGTTTTACTTGGTTTTCATCTTCTTTGTTTAAAATTAAAACGGCGCTAGACTCTTGTTGGTCTCTACCGGCTCTACCAGCTTCTTGGTAGTAGTTTTCTATACTATCTGGAATTTGATAATGCACAACCAAACGCACATCTGGTTTATCTATACCCATACCAAAAGCATTGGTTGCTACAATAATTTTAGTTTTGTTTTTAAGCCAATTTGTGAGTAATGTTTTTTTGTCTTTTTTGGGTACTCCTCCGTGAAAAAATGTAGTAGAAAAACCGTTTGTGTTAAGGTAGTTAGATATTTGTTCTGCCAAACGTCTTGTTCTAACGTATACTATTGCACTGTTGTTACTGTCTTTACAAAGTTGTTTTAATTGATAAAGTTTATCCTCTGTCCATATAACCTTGTAGGTAATATTATCTCTAGAAAAAGAATCTTTTATAATTAAGGAGTCTCTAAATTGAAGATTTTCTACAATGTCTGATGCTACTTTTTTTGTAGCTGTAGCGGTTAAAGCAATTACAGGTACAATAGGAAAAATATCTCTTAAAACACTACAGTTTTGGTAAGCAGGTCTAAAATCGTTTCCCCATTGAGATATACAGTGAGCCTCATCAATAGCAATAAGGTTTACATTCATTTGTAATAGGCGTTCTTTAACCAAATCTTGTTGTAAGCGTTCTGGAGATAAGTATAAAAACTTATAATTACCAAAAACACAATTGTCTAAAAGGTTATTTACCTCCTCAAAAGAAATACCGCCAGTAAGTGCTAAAGCTTTTATGCCTTTTTCTTTAAGACTATTTACTTGGTCTTCAATTAAAGCAATTAAAGGAGACACAACTATACAAATGCCTTCTTGTAAAAGAGCAGGTACTTGGTAGCATACAGATTTTCCTCCGCCAGTAGGTAATAAAGCTAAAACATCTTTTTGCTCTAAAACAGTAGTAATAATTTTTTCTTGCGAGCCTCTAAAGCTGGCATAGCCCCAGTATTGTTGTAAAATATCTTGCGGACTTTTATGCACTAGCTAATGTTTAAAGTATTTAAAATAAAGTTAGTACGTTCCTCTACAGTTCCGGTAGGTACAATAATAGGTGTGTAGCCATAATCTCTATATGTTTGGTCTAGTAGACTGTGCAGCCGTTTTGCCTCATCAAAATCCTCATACCTTTCATTGTCATTAGAATGTATTTCTTCCCACGGTGGAAAAATAAAAATAACATCGTACTTTGTATTTGTACATGCTTGGTTGTAGTTTTCTCCATATTTAATGTCTGTGCCGTTTAAGTAGGCAACAACATCTGGTACGCCACGATCTAGAAAAACAATATCTTTTTCTAAGCTATTAGCGTTATGGTATTGATTTACACGTCCTTCTAATAATTTATCGCTAAAAAGCAAAGGATTGGTTAAAAAAAGCTGTGTAATACCTTCTTCTCTGGCAGCCAAGGTAACATCTCTAGATATCTCGTGTAAACAAGTGTACCCAAGAGCATCAATCTTATTAATAACTGTTGTTTTTCCTGTACTAGGACCGCCTGTAATAACTATTTTTTTTGGTTTCAATATACTAGATTAAAGTAACAAAGATAACTAAAATAGGAACTACACAAAAAGTAGTATAAAATATAGCATTACATTATCTTTGTAAAAAATAAAGTATGAATACAGATAACCCAGAAGAATTTTACGCAAGGCTAAAAGAGCAACTAGAGTTAAATAACAGTTGGCCATTTAATTACCTGTATAAATTTATTATTCCTACAGATGAAGAAAAGTTTAAGCAAATAGAACAGATTTTTAATAATACAGGAGCAGTTATAGAGTCTAAAAAGTCTAAAAACGGCAAATATACAAGTGTTTCTATTACTGTAAATATGAAAAATCCGGATGCTGTTATTGCTAAATATGTAGAAGTTGGTAAGGTAAAAGGAGTAATATCTTTATAAAACTACCCATAAATGGTGTTTGTTTTATTTATTTTAGTACTTTGCAGAACATAAGCGTATAACTTCACGTTTAGAATATAAATTAGCATAAATCTTTTTTAGTTTGAATTTAGTAGAAAACTTACAGTATAATACTGAGCGTGATCAGCTCATTATTCCAGAATATGGTCGTCATTTTCAAAAAATGGTAGACTACGCCGTATCTATAGAAGATGCAGAGGAGCGTAATAAAGTAGCTAAGGCTATTATTAGCGTAATGGGTAATTTGCAGCCTCATCTTAGAGATGTACCAGATTTTCAGCACAAACTTTGGGATCAGCTATTTATAATGTCAGATTTTAAATTAGATGTAGAATCTCCTTTTCCTATTACAACAAAGGAAATGTTGCAAGAACGTCCAGAGCCATTAGATTATCCTCAAAATTTTCCAAAATACAGGTTTTACGGTAATAACATTAAACGTATGATTGATGTTGCTGTAGAGTGGGAAAAAGGTGATATGAGAGATGGTTTAGAGTATGCAATTGCAAACCATATGAAAAAATGTTACTTAAACTGGAATAAAGATGTTGTAGATGATACAGCTATTTTTAAACATTTATATGAGTTGAGTGACGGAAGAATAGATTTAGCTGCAAAAAATGAAGTACTTACTGATAGTGGTCAGTTTTTAAAGAACAAAGTAGCAAAATCTAACACGAGATATACAAACTCAAAAAACAATCAAAGAAATAACAACAACCGAGGTAAAAAACGGTACTAAATAATAGAATCTTAAATGGGGACATTTAAAATTGAAGGCGGTCAACGTCTACAAGGAGAAATTACTCCGCAAGGAGCTAAAAACGAAGCTTTACAAATACTTTGCGCGGTGTTACTTACACCAGAGGAAGTGCAAATAAATAATATACCAGACATTGTAGATGTTAATAAACTTATAGCTTTATTGGAAGATTTGGGTGTAAAAATTCAAAAAAGAGGTAAAGGTTCTTATACGTTTAAAGCAGATGATGTAAACCTAGACTACTTACAGTCAGACCAGTTTAAAGAAGATGGTCGTGGTTTGCGTGGGTCTATAATGCTAGTAGGTCCACTATTAGCACGTTTTGGTAAGGGATATATTCCTAAACCAGGAGGGGATAAAATTGGGCGTCGTAGATTAGATACTCATTTTGAGGGCTTTATTAACCTAGGAGCAAAGTTTAGATACAATAAAGAAGAATACTTTTATGGTGTAGAAGCAGATAAGCTAAAAGGAACATATATGCTTTTAGATGAAGCTTCTGTAACTGGTACAGCAAACATAGTAATGGCAGCTGTTTTAGCAGAGGGTACAACTACTATATATAATGCAGCTTGTGAACCGTATTTGCAGCAATTGTGTAAAATGCTTAACCGTATGGGGGCAAAAATCACAGGTGTAGGTTCTAACCTTTTAGTAATTGAAGGAGTAGATGCACTAGGTGGCACAGAGCACAGAATGTTGCCAGATATGATAGAAATTGGTAGTTGGATTGGTCTTGCAGCTATGACAAAAAGTGAACTTACAATTAAAAATGTAAGTTGGGACGATTTGGGACAAATACCTACTGTTTTTAGAAAATTAGGTATTACACTAGAGCGTAAAGGAGATGATATTTATATACCAGAGCATAAAGATGGTTACGAGATTCAGAACTACATAGATGGTTCTATCTTAACAATATCCGATGCGCCTTGGCCAGGATTAACACCAGACTTATTAAGTATTATTTTGGTTGTTGCTACACAGGCAAGAGGAGAAGTTTTAATACATCAAAAAATGTTTGAGAGTCGCTTATTTTTTGTAGATAAGTTACTAGATATGGGGGCAAAAGTTATTTTGTGTGATCCGCACAGAGCAACAATAATTGGGCACGACTTTAAATCTACGTTAAAGGCTACAACTATGGTATCTCCAGATATTAGAGCCGGTGTATCTTTGTTAATTGCAGCATTATCTGCAAAAGGAACATCTACAATACACAATATAGAACAAATAGACAGAGGTTACGAAAATATAGACGAGCGTTTAAGAGCTATAGGAGCAAAAATTACACGAGTATAATTTTTATTATAACCACATAGTAGTACTTTGTATAGTATTATAAATAGTCCAACCTAGTAAGAATGTAATTATAACTATTCTTACTAGGTTTTGTTTTGCTATACTTTTTCTTATTTCTTCAGAAGAATCTACTCCTGCTATTATTTTACCGTGTTTTGGTTCTATAATTACAATGTGCTGAAACCACATAAAAGCAATACATAAAACGCTAACTATTGTATACATATTTTGTCTGTCTATAAGTTGTAAAACAGAGGTAATTAGGTGTCCTGGAGTTAGTATAATAGCAAATATAAATATACGGTCCCTACCAGAATGATACCATTTTATTAGTTCTTCTCTTGAATAAAACATTAAAGAAGGATAAACTATAAGCTGTAGCATACTAAATACAATTACAGCACAAAATTCAAACACTAATCTAAGTATGTCTATCATTTACACTTATTTTAAATGCAGTAGTCTTAAAAAAAGGAATACTGTTAAAATTTAAACGAAAATAAAAGATACTCAAAAAAAACAGAATAACAATTGTAATAGAAATATAATGCTACCTACTATTTGTTATACACTCCAAAAAGAGCTTCTAGTTTTTCTTTTCTATAGTTAAAAATTTCTTCAAGTTTTGGTTTAACTAAAAATGGCTGAACTAGTTGTCCTAAAATTCCAAACGGAACCTTGTAGTCTATGATATCTTCCATTTCTACGCCACCATCTATCTCTTTTATAAAATGTTTATGGTGCCATAACGCATACGGACCAAAACGTTGCTCATCTACAAAATATTTGTTCTCTACCATATGGGTAATTTCTGTAACCCATTTGGTTTTTATACCTAAAACAGGAGTAACAATATATTGTATTATTTGTCCTTGATACATTGGCCTGTCTGCACCAGATAATATAATAAATCCCATATAGTCTGGAGTTATTGTTTTTAAATTTTCTGGTTTTGATAAAAACTCCCAAGCCTGTTCTACGCTTATAGGAAGTTTTTGTTTTTTATGTAGTGTGTAAATCTTCATACTTAGTTATAAATTAAGATATAAGCGTTTAAAGATGTTGCTATAA containing:
- a CDS encoding DUF493 family protein — encoded protein: MNTDNPEEFYARLKEQLELNNSWPFNYLYKFIIPTDEEKFKQIEQIFNNTGAVIESKKSKNGKYTSVSITVNMKNPDAVIAKYVEVGKVKGVISL
- a CDS encoding HU family DNA-binding protein gives rise to the protein MNKTELIDAMAADAGITKAAAKKALESFLGNVEGSLKKGGRVSLVGFGSWSVTRREARDGRNPQTGKTIKIAAKNVVKFKAGTELSNSVN
- a CDS encoding DUF4290 domain-containing protein, which encodes MNLVENLQYNTERDQLIIPEYGRHFQKMVDYAVSIEDAEERNKVAKAIISVMGNLQPHLRDVPDFQHKLWDQLFIMSDFKLDVESPFPITTKEMLQERPEPLDYPQNFPKYRFYGNNIKRMIDVAVEWEKGDMRDGLEYAIANHMKKCYLNWNKDVVDDTAIFKHLYELSDGRIDLAAKNEVLTDSGQFLKNKVAKSNTRYTNSKNNQRNNNNRGKKRY
- a CDS encoding YqgE/AlgH family protein → MTINQPKKGNLLIAEPSLTGDVSFNRSIVLLAEHNTDGSVGFILNKPLEYTINDLVEGIKPSFRVYNGGPVEQDNLYFIHKVPHLIEGSIEISNGIFWGGDFQKIVGLINDNTITQKDIRFFLGYSGWDSMQLDYELTSKSWIIATNEHKSLILEKCTNNLWKEKMDQLGGDYLLWSNAPENPALN
- the murA gene encoding UDP-N-acetylglucosamine 1-carboxyvinyltransferase, coding for MGTFKIEGGQRLQGEITPQGAKNEALQILCAVLLTPEEVQINNIPDIVDVNKLIALLEDLGVKIQKRGKGSYTFKADDVNLDYLQSDQFKEDGRGLRGSIMLVGPLLARFGKGYIPKPGGDKIGRRRLDTHFEGFINLGAKFRYNKEEYFYGVEADKLKGTYMLLDEASVTGTANIVMAAVLAEGTTTIYNAACEPYLQQLCKMLNRMGAKITGVGSNLLVIEGVDALGGTEHRMLPDMIEIGSWIGLAAMTKSELTIKNVSWDDLGQIPTVFRKLGITLERKGDDIYIPEHKDGYEIQNYIDGSILTISDAPWPGLTPDLLSIILVVATQARGEVLIHQKMFESRLFFVDKLLDMGAKVILCDPHRATIIGHDFKSTLKATTMVSPDIRAGVSLLIAALSAKGTSTIHNIEQIDRGYENIDERLRAIGAKITRV
- the fmt gene encoding methionyl-tRNA formyltransferase, yielding MSNLRIVFMGTPDFAVTILDSLVQHKYNVVGVITAPDKPAGRGRKIHTSAVKQYAEKNNLNILQPTNLKNPDFVAELKALDANLQIVVAFRMLPKVVWQMPKYGTFNLHASLLPQYRGAAPINWAIINGETETGATTFFIDDKIDTGETILHKKTNISSTENAGTLHDRLMHLGAELVIETVELIEKGNVTTKKQEDHSNLKLAYKIHKDTCKIDWTADATKTYNLIRGLSPYPAAWTTLYNDDNKTDLKIYATELEEEAHNLKPGKLIFDKKTIKVAVPNGYLKLLEIQLSGKRRMKTSDVLNGLQLKETAYLD
- a CDS encoding RecQ family ATP-dependent DNA helicase, whose translation is MHKSPQDILQQYWGYASFRGSQEKIITTVLEQKDVLALLPTGGGKSVCYQVPALLQEGICIVVSPLIALIEDQVNSLKEKGIKALALTGGISFEEVNNLLDNCVFGNYKFLYLSPERLQQDLVKERLLQMNVNLIAIDEAHCISQWGNDFRPAYQNCSVLRDIFPIVPVIALTATATKKVASDIVENLQFRDSLIIKDSFSRDNITYKVIWTEDKLYQLKQLCKDSNNSAIVYVRTRRLAEQISNYLNTNGFSTTFFHGGVPKKDKKTLLTNWLKNKTKIIVATNAFGMGIDKPDVRLVVHYQIPDSIENYYQEAGRAGRDQQESSAVLILNKEDENQVKQQFLSVLPDVKFLKLLYNKLNNYFQISYGEDTQETFQLNFNNFCNTYKLKGMLTYNALKVLDQHSVLTLTENYNKQATVQFTATKPTLNQYLSTHHKLVPIIQTLLRTYGGIFEFPIKINTALLSNKINIDENTILQALEKLQKDEIINYTAQNSDLEITFLVPREDDQTINSFSKKVKELQQVKVNNIEAILQYINNDSICRNVQLLAYFGEKKKRCGKCDVCLSKGPSTNSSIIDLVSTEIITKLKSTNLSSRELIQLLPYKQEVVLETLQSLLEDQKIDINTQNKYTLQ
- a CDS encoding SRPBCC family protein; amino-acid sequence: MKIYTLHKKQKLPISVEQAWEFLSKPENLKTITPDYMGFIILSGADRPMYQGQIIQYIVTPVLGIKTKWVTEITHMVENKYFVDEQRFGPYALWHHKHFIKEIDGGVEMEDIIDYKVPFGILGQLVQPFLVKPKLEEIFNYRKEKLEALFGVYNK
- a CDS encoding AAA family ATPase, encoding MKPKKIVITGGPSTGKTTVINKIDALGYTCLHEISRDVTLAAREEGITQLFLTNPLLFSDKLLEGRVNQYHNANSLEKDIVFLDRGVPDVVAYLNGTDIKYGENYNQACTNTKYDVIFIFPPWEEIHSNDNERYEDFDEAKRLHSLLDQTYRDYGYTPIIVPTGTVEERTNFILNTLNIS